From one Montipora capricornis isolate CH-2021 chromosome 10, ASM3666992v2, whole genome shotgun sequence genomic stretch:
- the LOC138019240 gene encoding uncharacterized protein, producing MCCSCFCNCLQSFISNCCKCLGKTAMACCRGMCRCFCNAVSPGCAFLCQIILYAIFQGFNIGTDVGVFLETSETYKRCDDLSTATLVPLSNATNLTRPYCVATENATQAMLGEKAATLQILEGVFFFFMCLSGGVYIIHIIVLFPNTCKHWRDENFENMVTEAGPYYQKILQIHTLFLLMETLVHDVPMSCLAVELCAQMWGAGGVNCWECAIKPDDLPPNPMGLINCEKWLGLMLGSIALVSVYKGILPLYAWIGNPFCWACYPLRICVVLPAGLLYCVLTLAPAMGVAINRLFVVAPQMKIEMGTISSTIWTFGMFFWGIIVLVSLLYKYFCGKWICGVCCPCERKEGEGKGGTGCLC from the exons ATGTGTTGCTCTTGTTTTTGCAACTGTCTGCagtcttttatttcaaattgctgcAAATGCCTTGGCAAGACTGCCATGGCATGTTGCCGGGGTATGTGCCGTTGTTTCTGCAATGCTGTGTCCCCTGgttgtgcatttctttgccagATCATCTTGTACGCCATTTTCCAAGGCTTCAACATCGGCACCGACGTCGGTGTTTTCCTGGAAACGTCAGAAACGTACAAGCGTTGCGATGACCTGTCTACCGCGACGCTTGTACCTTTGAGCAACGCTACCAACTTAACGCGACCGTACTGCGTCGCCACTGAAAACGCCACGCAAGCAATGCTCGGCGAGAAAGCGGCGACGCTTCAAATTCTGGAGGGAGTGTTCTTCTTCTTTATGTGCTTGTCTGGCGGGGTTTATATCATTCATATTATCGTCCTTTTCCCGAATACCTGCAAGCACTGGAGAGacgaaaactttgaaaatatggTAACAGAGGCCGGGCCTTATTATCAGAAGATTCTTCAGATCCACACTTTATTCTTATTGATGGAAACGCTTGTCCATGACGTGCCAATGTCATGCTTGGCCGTGGAGCTTTGTGCACAGATGTGGGGTGCAGGCGGGGTCAATTGTTGGGAGTGTGCCATAAAGCCAGATGACTTACCTCCAAATCCAATGGGGCTGATCAATTGTGAGAAGTGGTTGGGGCTTATGCTGGGCTCTATCGCGCTTGTTAGCGTTTACAAAG gaaTCTTGCCTCTTTATGCCTGGATAGGCAATCCATTCTGCTGGGCCTGTTATCCGCTTCGTATTTGCGTGGTCCTTCCAGCTGGGCTCCTCTACTGTGTCCTTACTTTAGCCCCTGCCATGGGTGTGGCCATAAATCGCCTGTTTGTCGTGGCTCCGCAGATGAAAATCGAGATGGGAACCATTTCCTCGACCATCTGGACCTTTGGGATGTTCTTCTGGGGTATAATCGTTTTGGTGTCTCTTCTTTACAAGTATTTCTGTGGAAAGTGGATCTGTGGTGTGTGTTGTCCATGCGAACGGAAAGAAGGCGAAGGGAAAGGAGGAACTGGATGCTTGTGTTGA